The following are encoded together in the Limanda limanda chromosome 12, fLimLim1.1, whole genome shotgun sequence genome:
- the mtfr1l gene encoding mitochondrial fission regulator 1-like isoform X1: METETEVIPIWQNKPHGSTRSVVRRIGSTLPLKPPQRACFQELPGLPSLRPMTGPMVPTLADIAWIVADEEETYARVRSDSRPLKHEWRPTPLLVLHRNSSVPNFRREGKRMEGLKKPGATALNRTTALQDELSRLRSQIAKIVSSDSGSNPETPDLLSPDDTSMSFSMAPFEAASFPPAATAAASFVISDVTEEDEEEDDEEDDKDVVSVVSELVPDPPASMTASTTFDLDRPSMDFREAEEDTVSLSKSTSFADVMDILKDMNRMKMSKDRYNRGCTSLREEDSAILISEALRKKFVLKEEDSAAGNRK, from the exons atggaaacagaaACG GAAGTCATTCCTATCTGGCAGAATAAGCCCCATGGATCCACCCGTAGTGTTGTGAGAAGAATAGGTTCCACTCTCCCACTCAAACCTCCACAAAGAGCATGTTTCCAG GAACTACCAGGCCTACCCTCTCTTCGGCCTATGACTGGCCCTATGGTTCCTACCTTGGCAGACATAGCCTGGATTGttgctgatgaagaggagaccTATGCTCGAGTAAG GAGCGACTCACGTCCTCTAAAGCATGAATGGCGGCCCACGCCCCTGCTGGTGCTCCACAGGAACTCATCTGTGCCCAACTTCCGCCGTGAGGGCAAAAGGATGGAGGGACTGAAGAAGCCCGGGGCCACGGCGCTGAATCGAACAACAGCCCTGCAGGATGAGCTGAGCAGACTCCGATCACAGATTGCCAAGATTGTGTCAAGCGATTCTG GCTCCAACCCTGAAACTCCTGACCTGCTCTCCCCCGACGACACGAGTATGAGCTTCTCCATGGCGCCTTTCGAGGCAGCATCCTTCCCGCCGGCTGCCACAGCTGCTGCCTCCTTTGTCATCAGTGACgtcacagaggaggatgaagaggaggacgatgaggaaGATGACAAAGATGTGGTCTCTGTGGTGTCAGAGCTGGTCCCTGACCCACCCGCTTCCATGACGGCATCAACAACCTTCGACCTGGACAGGCCCAGCATGGACTTCAGGGAGGCTGAAGAGGACACAGTGTCGCTGTCAAAGTCCACCAGCTTTGCTGACGTGATGGACATTCTGAAGGACATGAACCGCATGAAGATGAGCAAAGACAG GTACAACAGAGGCTGTACGTCCCTGAGAGAGGAGGACTCTGCAATTCTGATCTCAGAGGCTTTGAGGAAAAAGTTTGTCTTGAAGGAAGAAGATTCAGCTGCTGGGAATCGGAAGTAG
- the mtfr1l gene encoding mitochondrial fission regulator 1-like isoform X2 → METETNKPHGSTRSVVRRIGSTLPLKPPQRACFQELPGLPSLRPMTGPMVPTLADIAWIVADEEETYARVRSDSRPLKHEWRPTPLLVLHRNSSVPNFRREGKRMEGLKKPGATALNRTTALQDELSRLRSQIAKIVSSDSGSNPETPDLLSPDDTSMSFSMAPFEAASFPPAATAAASFVISDVTEEDEEEDDEEDDKDVVSVVSELVPDPPASMTASTTFDLDRPSMDFREAEEDTVSLSKSTSFADVMDILKDMNRMKMSKDRYNRGCTSLREEDSAILISEALRKKFVLKEEDSAAGNRK, encoded by the exons atggaaacagaaACG AATAAGCCCCATGGATCCACCCGTAGTGTTGTGAGAAGAATAGGTTCCACTCTCCCACTCAAACCTCCACAAAGAGCATGTTTCCAG GAACTACCAGGCCTACCCTCTCTTCGGCCTATGACTGGCCCTATGGTTCCTACCTTGGCAGACATAGCCTGGATTGttgctgatgaagaggagaccTATGCTCGAGTAAG GAGCGACTCACGTCCTCTAAAGCATGAATGGCGGCCCACGCCCCTGCTGGTGCTCCACAGGAACTCATCTGTGCCCAACTTCCGCCGTGAGGGCAAAAGGATGGAGGGACTGAAGAAGCCCGGGGCCACGGCGCTGAATCGAACAACAGCCCTGCAGGATGAGCTGAGCAGACTCCGATCACAGATTGCCAAGATTGTGTCAAGCGATTCTG GCTCCAACCCTGAAACTCCTGACCTGCTCTCCCCCGACGACACGAGTATGAGCTTCTCCATGGCGCCTTTCGAGGCAGCATCCTTCCCGCCGGCTGCCACAGCTGCTGCCTCCTTTGTCATCAGTGACgtcacagaggaggatgaagaggaggacgatgaggaaGATGACAAAGATGTGGTCTCTGTGGTGTCAGAGCTGGTCCCTGACCCACCCGCTTCCATGACGGCATCAACAACCTTCGACCTGGACAGGCCCAGCATGGACTTCAGGGAGGCTGAAGAGGACACAGTGTCGCTGTCAAAGTCCACCAGCTTTGCTGACGTGATGGACATTCTGAAGGACATGAACCGCATGAAGATGAGCAAAGACAG GTACAACAGAGGCTGTACGTCCCTGAGAGAGGAGGACTCTGCAATTCTGATCTCAGAGGCTTTGAGGAAAAAGTTTGTCTTGAAGGAAGAAGATTCAGCTGCTGGGAATCGGAAGTAG
- the si:ch211-15d5.11 gene encoding nuclear receptor coactivator 7, producing the protein MAQSVRRPEILGAADNEPNRDKSRSSYFGNVKSRLGSKLPPGVSQPPQFAKRPWETQPQARVMQEAIVRGQRQHQPIAGRPLNHIPHIRNPKLRQYYLQGTSWDLNNPAVKQQHMAELSDDSRSSRGLHGDTVFSISSQFSSNSSSSADSKVSSASAALIAREGRNTNSPADRGSSTPELDSGSGPKEKPQGETDGHCLDPLPAPPLSPSPEAEYDKLLDVEAVPLPDGQLCLLALPPECCQGEGPGATPYLKLFCRYITDRKGVVSGILLVTANKIFFDPCKTLPLVKEHGCEEYLLSCSVDNLASVSFFSDISHVHFNASQQRRKGKTFFQKLKSTKSQAGSNPNQKGESVPALVSTASSEFSSLALSLTKEVSGDEDAKSRDMAEELERCPLELLSEASAGGLGVGVLSSDPSFCCGGQELASPKLTQADDAEKSQNTGTNVIYVLPSAGSAGSLMFVRLRVHTSAGKKRSVGDLHLGSAKTLPRRDAWLALSQESSDELYAYLTQCRPDLCVLEGEGVEEEGEADRDEEEFVLIEDKGEEEEDKEEEEEVFQRHRGSGDDWEMVLMEENGDRPTLLTDREPEGLSNIVESSHILEESHIRELCKELPPRTVSYTWQLKYSTSRHGSSLKSLYRKLSGTDSPVLIVIKDALDETFGAFLSHPLRPSEKFYGTGETFLFMLHPRFKCFRWTGENSFFIKGDLDSFAIGGGSGHFGLWVDENLYLGRSSPCYTFNNCCLSETDDFRVMELEVWTFN; encoded by the exons ATGGCTCAGTCTGTGAGGAGGCCTGAGATTTTAGGAGCCGCCGACAACGAGCCCAACAGGGACAAGAGCAGGAGCAGCTACTTTGGCAACGTCAAGAGCAG GCTGGGTTCCAAGCTTCCTCCTGGCGTCTCTCAGCCCCCGCAGTTCGCTAAGCGTCCCTGGGAGACCCAGCCCCAGGCCCGAGTGATGCAGGAGGCCATAGTACGAGGCCAGCGTCAGCACCAGCCCATTGCGGGCAGGCCTCTCAACCATATCCCCCACATCAGAAACCCCAAGCTGCGGCAGTACTACCTGCAAG ggACCTCATGGGATCTAAACAATCCTGCAGTGAAGCAACAACACATGGCTGAACTGTCAGATgacagcagaagcagcagg gGTCTCCATGGTGACACCGTGTTCAGCATCTCATCTCAGTTCAGCAGCAACAGTTCATCCTCTGCAGATTCTAAAGTATCCTCTGCATCTGCTGCCCTAATAGCCAGAGAG gggagaaacacaaactcccCCGCGGACCGAGGATCGTCCACACCAGAGCTGGACTCAGGCTCCGGACCTAAGGAGAAGCCACAGGGGGAGACGGACGGACACTGTTTGGATCCACTCCCTGCTCCACCACTCTCCCCCTCCCCAGAGGCAGAATATGACAAACTACTG GATGTGGAGGCGGTACCGCTGCCTGATGGACAGCTCTGCTTATTGGCTCTCCCACCAGAGTGCTGTCAGGGGGAGGGACCGGGGGCCACGCCCTATCTCAAACTTTTCTGCCGCTACATCACTGATCGCAAG gGTGTCGTTTCTGGGATCCTGCTGGTGACTGCTAATAAGATCTTCTTTGACCCGTGTAAGACTCTCCCTCTGGTGAAGGAACACGGCTGTGAGGAGTACCTCCTGTCGTGTTCGGTCGACAATCTGGCATCCGTCTCCTTCTTCTCTGACATCTCACACGTTCACTTCAATGCCTCCCAGCAGAG gagaaaaggaaagacattTTTCCAGAAATTGAAATCTACCAAAAGCCAGGCAGGCAGCAACCCAAACCAAAAGGGGGAGTCGGTTCCAGCTCTGGTGTCTACCGCGTCTTCAGAATTCTCAAGTCTGGCTCTGAGCCTGACCAAAGAGGTTTCTGGAGATGAGGATGCCAAGAGCAGAGACATggcagaggagctggagcgCTGCCCGCTGGAGCTGCTGTCTGAGGCGTCAGCCGGTGGCCTGGGAGTGGGGGTCCTGAGCAGCGACCCCTCCTTCTGCTGTGGAGGTCAAGAGTTGGCGAGTCCAAAACTGACTCAGGCTGATGACGCAGAGAAGAGTCAGAACACAGGTACGAACGTGATTTATGTTCt GCCATCAGCCGGTAGTGCTGGCAGTCTGATGTTTGTGCGCCTGCGGGTTCACACGTCTGCAGGGAAGAAACGGAGTGTGGGAGATCTCCACCTGGGGTCAGCCAAAACCTTACCCAGAAGAGACGCCTGGCTCGCCCTGTCACAAGAAAG ctcaGACGAGCTGTATGCCTACCTGACTCAATGTCGACCGGACTTGTGTGTACTTGAGGGAGAGGGggttgaggaggagggggaagcgGACCGTGACGAAGAGGAGTTTGTACTAATAGAGGacaaaggggaggaggaggaggacaaggaagaagaggaggaggtgttcCAGAGACACCGCGGCTCGGGGGACGACTGGGAG atggTGTTGATGGAGGAGAACGGGGACAGGCCGACCCTGCTCACTGACAGGGAACCTGAAGGACTCAGTAATATTGTAGAGAGCAGCCACATTTTGGAAGAGTCACACATTCGAGAG TTATGTAAGGAGCTTCCCCCCAGGACAGTGAGTTACACCTGGCAGCTAAAGTACAGTACGTCCCGTCACGGCTCCAGCCTCAAGTCCCTCTACAGAAAACTCAGTGGCACAGACTCTCCTGTGCTTATCGTCATCAAGGATGCACTTGAtgag ACGTTCGGGGccttcctctctcatcctttGAGGCCCAGCGAGAAGTTCTACGGCACAGGAGAAACTTTTCTCTTCATGCTGCACCCTCGCTTCAAG tgctTCAGATGGACGGGAGAAAACTCTTTCTTCATCAAAGGAGACCTGGACTCTTTTGCCATTGGTGGAGGCAG